Proteins encoded in a region of the Puntigrus tetrazona isolate hp1 chromosome 12, ASM1883169v1, whole genome shotgun sequence genome:
- the cd79b gene encoding B-cell antigen receptor complex-associated protein beta chain — MSGLRIMHYLLLGSSVMVLIYLSAEANIHVFQKPRFIGVKTGRTVIIYCVPLNPSKSSHVEWFRGQIYKDQLKNSQRIKITEKSDKLNASVTINKVEIEDSGTYFCKLNGTFGPGTELQVSRHIDTDVVLKRSRVKDVFIFLQGLLLILCIVVPLVQYYRLGMKEDAIYEEPEVDHIYEGLEIEQCGGADLYEDITALARDTDAAWEVESPDQE; from the exons ATGTCAGGACTGAGAATCATGCATTACCTCCTGCTGGGATCTTCAGTCATGGTCCTGATTTACCTCTCAG CTGAAGCCAATATCCATGTGTTCCAGAAGCCACGGTTTATCGGAGTCAAAACGGGTCGGACGGTGATTATATACTGTGTGCCGCTGAATCCGTCTAAGTCGAGTCATGTAGAGTGGTTCAGAGGCCAGATTTACAAAGACCAGCTCAAGAACAGCCAAAGAATAAAGATAACAGAGAAGAGCGACAAACTAAATGCCTCCGTTACCATAAATAAAGTGGAGATAGAGGACAGCGGCACTTACTTTTGCAAGCTGAACGGCACGTTCGGACCCGGAACTGAGCTACAAGTGTCCA GACACATCGATACCGACGTTGTCTTGAAGAGGTCGAGAGTcaaggatgttttcattttccttcAGGGTTTACTGTTGATTTTGTGCATCGTCGTTCCTCTGGTTCAGTATTACAGACTG GGGATGAAAGAAGACGCCATTTATGAAGAGCCAGAGGTTGATCACATATACGAG GGGCTGGAGATCGAGCAGTGCGGCGGTGCGGATCTGTATGAGGACATCACTGCTTTAGCCCGGGACACAGATGCAGCGTGGGAAGTCGAGTCCCCAGACCAAGAGTGA
- the ifnphi4 gene encoding interferon phi 4 produces the protein MEERRDLSKSCLWHRSPGERDTMDLRLVQLCLLLSACSFRSVLSCRWIKHKFQHHHGVSSDLIRIMGEKIHNDHEDVNPIPYDLINNHRGAEPEKQIPFVIQALLEITVLFDDAVVPWNAKKMEDFLNVMHEEIDGLRSCGAYKAKRNKKLHLYFERLRRMTEVNAGDKDHSWEIVRKRVISLMNQLEFFFLHTRG, from the exons ATGGAGGAGAGACGAGACCTTTCTAAAAGCTGCTTGTGGCATCGCTCTCCTGGAGAACGCGACACGATGGACCTTCGTTTGGTGCAGCTCTGCCTTCTTCTGTCGGCGTGCAGCTTCAGATCTGTACTGAGCTGCAGGTGGATAAAACACAAGTTCCAGCACCACCATGGAGTCTCTTCAGATCTGATCAGAATAATG GGTGAGAAAATCCATAATGACCACGAGGATGTGAACCCAATCCCATATGACCTGATCAATAACCACAGAGGAGCAGAG CCTGAGAAGCAGATCCCTTTCGTCATTCAGGCTCTGCTGGAGATCACGGTCCTCTTCGACGATGCCGTCGTCCCCTGGAATGCTAAAAAGATGGAAGATTTCTTAAACGTGATGCACGAGGAGATCGATGGGCTGCGCTCGTGT GGGGCTTACAAAGCCAAGAGGAACAAAAAGCTGCATCTGTATTTCGAAAGACTGAGACGCATGACAGAAGTGAACGCG GGGGATAAAGATCACAGCTGGGAGATCGTCAGAAAACGGGTCATAAGTTTGATGAACCAGCTGGAGTTCTTCTTCCTCCACACTCGTGGTTAA